Below is a window of Camelina sativa cultivar DH55 chromosome 11, Cs, whole genome shotgun sequence DNA.
TGCTCATCGATTCCTccgttctttttaaaaattgtatttgatGATCATATGATTTGATTGAATACCATTCATTACTGATGATCATCTAATGTTTCATCGGTTTCGAAAAACCCTTCTTCGATAACCTTATGATGATTCCTTCATATTGATGTTCTTTTCTCAAaggttgatgtttttttttttttttttctcatacgTGATACGTTAAAGAacgaatcttttcttttcttttctaaaacttgatttttcTAGAAATTCTCTATTAGCTGATTTCGTTTGGTTTTTagaaatgtaatttttttgatatgtttcttttattacaGGTGGGTGATTCGACTGTAGGAACAAGAGTTTTGCAGTtaagaagagagacagagagagagagaggattctGGTTTGCGGGAgctagtgaaaaaaaaaaacttctgtGAAATTGGGGTTCCTCCTCTCTCATTCTCTGTTAAACTTGAAAACTTGAGGTTATTGAGTTTTGTTGAAGATATGGGTGCTTTCTGTTGTTGCTTTCAAGTTGATCTCTTTGAGAGTTATGTGAATCCAAACACTTCCATGACTAGGAACTGTCCATGCCTTAATTGCTTCCTCCAGAGTTTCATGGGTTTGGTATGTTCTTTCCACCTTCTTCATCAATTAAGCAATGATACATCAAAATCATTAATATCTTCTCATGCTTTGGTAGATATGAACTCTGGTTTTGCTGGAAAACTTATGGtctaccctttttttttttgtgtgtagtaTGCTTCGTTATTTAATAGAGGGGGAATGCATCCGATACCTTCAACCGTCGAGACTGCTACAGTGATGAATTCAACAACTGCACTTGATGACTCTCTGTCTAATGTGTATCATTCTCCTCCAAGACCATTGCCTTACGATGCTGATCCTAGGTATTTTCGTTTTGTTAAAGGCTCTGGCCATTCAGGTGAAGAATCACAACCATTAAGAGGTGATACTGAAATGAGTTCTGAAGCTTTGGGTGGTGGAGGTAAATGGAGTAAGTCTGATTGCGAAGATGGTTCGAAAGAAGTGTATTCTAAAGGTTCATCAACCATTGCAAAGTCGAAAACAGTGCCCGGGATTGAAAATTATTATGCAGAATCGGATGATGAAGATATTTGTCCAACCTGCCTTGATGGTAAAACTAGTTTGATGCTCTTATTATTCTCTTTGAACCCATAAGATGCAGTTTTATTGGCTTATTACGGCGGTGATAAAGACTGTGTTAGGTTGTTAGTATATCTTTATAAGTTGCTTTCATGGTTCCATTTCTTGATTTAATGCACTCGTGAGCAGTTAAGGCCATTAATAGTCTTGGTTGTAGTTTACATCAAATTTCGTAGAGTAGAATTATGTAGATAAAGAAACCGCTGCGAGTGCTTTGATGCAATATTGGTTTCAGAATTCTTTGTTTTACAATGTGCAGATTACACCCCGGAGAATCCAAAGATAATAACCAAGTGTTCTCACCATTTCCACCTTAGCTGTATCTATGAATGGATGGAGAGAAGTGAAACTTGCCCCGTCTGTGGAAAGGTAACTCGTCGCTTTCTTACAAGTTTTGAACTTCAAATTTGGTTAAATGTTACATCAGTCTCCTTCATAGATATTAAATGTGCATCATTTTGTATTAGAATTTCTCATCTCCATTTTAggcatatttatatttattgcaTACATGAATGGACTGGACCATTTCTCATAGTATTCTTGGTCATAATACCTTTTGGAGTTAATGCATCCTTACCTAATTGTTTTCAATCTAATCTTTCAGGTGATGGCATTTGATGAAAATGAAACTTCTTAGCATTGTAATAAAGACTTgctcaaagaagaaaaaaggagtTGAGTCGTGCTCTATAGAATAAACAGAGAGAAATCACTTGTACATAAAACTTTCTGTGAATATCCAGATGCCTTTGACAGTAAATATGAGAATTGTGTGATATCTCCTAATAttatagactcatatatatacatttatctttaaaaaaattactggAATGAAAAAAGTATGAATCTTTCAATCACTTTTGTTTTCATCTGAATATAAATGGCTTATCAACCGTATTAGcagaaacaatatttttatttctgaaatcagagcaagaagaagaacaagaggacGA
It encodes the following:
- the LOC104724253 gene encoding E3 ubiquitin-protein ligase At3g02290-like, which encodes MGAFCCCFQVDLFESYVNPNTSMTRNCPCLNCFLQSFMGLYASLFNRGGMHPIPSTVETATVMNSTTALDDSLSNVYHSPPRPLPYDADPRYFRFVKGSGHSGEESQPLRGDTEMSSEALGGGGKWSKSDCEDGSKEVYSKGSSTIAKSKTVPGIENYYAESDDEDICPTCLDDYTPENPKIITKCSHHFHLSCIYEWMERSETCPVCGKVMAFDENETS